Proteins from one Triticum aestivum cultivar Chinese Spring chromosome 7A, IWGSC CS RefSeq v2.1, whole genome shotgun sequence genomic window:
- the LOC123149500 gene encoding homeobox protein knotted-1-like 11 isoform X1, with amino-acid sequence MAVVHPRPRGPLCRCTAPPRPPACSACPPATAAYTYTYTYTYTYTHPSVRPPPLDPVVPLASSRSRAADTRRELARARLSCARGEGTAMAYQYHHQDHAAAALGMDAAAAAAAAAGNPGGGGFAPGLGAGGWEREKAAIEAHPLYERLLEAHVACLRVATPVDQLPRIDAQIAARAPPPMPPAAAPAGGEELDLFMTHYVLLLCSFKEQLQQHVRVHAMEAVMACWELEQTLQSLTGASPGEGTGATMSDDEDNPVDSESNMFDGNDVSDGMGFGMLTEGERSLVERVRQELKHELKQGYREKLVDIREEILRKRRAGKLPGDTASTLKAWWQAHAKWPYPTEEDKARLVQETGLQLKQINNWFINQRKRNWHSNPTSSSSDKSKRKRNNAGDGNAEQSW; translated from the exons ATGGCTGTGGTTCATCCCCGACCCCGCGGTCCCCTCTGCCGCTGCACCGCTCCGCCCCGCCCGCCCGCCTGCTCTGCCTGCCCGCCTGCTACTGCTGCCTACACCTACACCTACACCTACACCTACACCTACACCCATCCGTCCGTCCGTCCTCCTCCACTTGACCCGGTGGTACCACTCGCCTCGTCTCGGAGCAGGGCAGCGGATACCAGGCGGGAGCTAGCCCGCGCACGCCTCTCCTGCGCGCGCGGCGAGGGTACGGCCATGGCGTACCAGTACCACCACCAGGACCACGCCGCGGCCGCGCTGGGGATggacgccgcggcggcggcggcggcggccgcggggaaccccggcggcggcggcttcgcgcCAGGTTTGGGCGCGGGCGGGTGGGAGAGGGAGAAGGCGGCCATCGAGGCGCACCCGCTGTACGAGCGGCTGCTGGAGGCGCACGTCGCCTGCCTGCGCGTCGCCACCCCCGTCGACCAGCTGCCCCGCATCGACGCGCAGATCGCCGCGCGCGCCCCGCCGCCCATgccccccgccgccgcgcccgcgggCGGCGAGGAGCTCGACCTCTTCATG ACACACTATGTGCTGCTCCTCTGTTCCTTCAAGGAGCAGCTCCAGCAGCATGTGCGCGTCCACGCCATGGAGGCGGTGATGGCCTGCTGGGAGCTCGAGCAGACTTTGCAGAGTCTTACAG GGGCATCTCCTGGCGAAGGCACCGGGGCGACTATGTCTGATGATGAAGACAACCCGGTCGACAGCGAGAGCAACATGTTTGACGGAAACGATGTGTCAGATGGCATGGGCTTCGGAATGCTAACCGAGGGTGAGAGATCCTTGGTCGAGCGCGTGAGGCAAGAGCTGAAGCATGAGCTTAAACAG GGGTACAGAGAAAAGCTTGTGGACATCAGGGAGGAGATACTGCGGAAGCGGAGAGCCGGTAAGCTCCCAGGAGACACGGCGTCCACTCTGAAGGCGTGGTGGCAAGCCCACGCCAAATGGCCGTACCCAACT GAGGAGGACAAGGCGCGGCTGGTGCAGGAGACGGGGCTGCAGCTGAAGCAGATAAACAACTGGTTCATCAACCAGCGCAAGCGGAACTGGCACAGCAACCCTACCTCGTCCTCGTCGGACAAGAGCAAGAGAAAAAG GAACAATGCAGGTGACGGCAACGCCGAGCAGTCCTGGTAG
- the LOC123149501 gene encoding probable LIM domain-containing serine/threonine-protein kinase DDB_G0286997: MAEDGGGGGGGGGGGERMKLLCSLGGRILPRPGDGTLRYAGGDTRIVSVPRGVALQDLLARLADAYGGATGPHFAVKYQLPDEGLDALISVSSPEDLDNMVEEYDKLAVASPKLRVFIFPVSEAAAAGDEGAEGGASFDAGLRYLEAVNGIVRKDSNASLSSTQCSDGGPPPPTPAVPSSGGGGGGGGGGGGSPTAVSPTSTCSYDAARSAFAAPPPPQQLLVDVFTNAAPAPVPVKPQESAAPPQPSPHPHPHPHPHPHPEAARYRQPLSQLPPLPPVFMNDHREVMQGLNQQPPENATWFQDCNMCIKALPHAHSDPVVNDYASDVRGGAPPEQIPVFMSLRPEDVARIMMGERQIPSQMGAYGYTHMHPVQPDRERMYAPKMEGVANPMPVDPASFHQHVYVQQQHHQQQQLPPQQVPSSTYGFNHIPMMPTEMVSPNSVHSDTASSHQQAILHQMPSPHGMAQYQVRQTNPNNPLEGEGSLSGNSRHRGDGQVLRDNVPSVAPAAVPTYMANVDRMMDSLRVNPNEPRYPEQRMYAENGLPQNATSQYSQSNTNTFFDVSEPKIAPPTESMPPPSVASPYMHTVQHANVNHMPPQMVSIGGPYPSYVAATIGHVGVPPSAYGVDPAYTKATINPMGEQKDVLPEVYHKEAPHESVPPSNANAQVPLPTPALANHAPVEQLQESGLPGQQFSNVHALPPRPKRVASRENISSKDPHSQNSLLNCKGPDLNIPAEEQPYHKDTHAEQPQFVKGDGITNPDLLGMEDGLAAFEPPPPVLNEGHGNVTNKVDGQAHTNEVSKGKPLDWISGQPVADEHERLQIIKNDDLEELQELGSGTFGTVYHGKWRGSDVAIKRINDRCFAGKPSEQEKMRNDFWNEASNLADLHHPNVVAFYGVVLDGPGGSIATVTEYMVNGSLRTALLKNSKSLDRRKRLIIAMDTAFGMEYLHNKNIVHFDLKSDNLLVNLRDPQRPICKVGDLGLSKVKCQTLISGGVRGTLPWMAPELLNGSSSLVSEKVDVFSFGIVLWELLTGEEPYADLHYGVIIGGIVSNTLRPQVPDSCDPEWRSLMEQCWATEPSERPSFTQIAVRLRAMAASQKVQS, translated from the exons ATGgccgaggacggcggcggcgggggcgggggaggaggtggcggggagCGGATGAAGCTGCTGTGCAGCCTCGGCGGGCGCATCCTGCCGCGGCCCGGGGACGGGACGCTGCGGTACGCCGGCGGCGACACCCGGATCGTGTCCGTGCCGCGCGGGGTGGCGCTGCAGGACCTGCTGGCCCGCCTCGCCGACGCCTACGGCGGCGCCACGGGCCCGCACTTCGCGGTCAAGTACCAGCTCCCCGACGAGGGCCTCGACGCGCTCATCTCGGTCTCCTCGCCCGAGGATCTCGACAACATGGTGGAGGAGTACGACAAGCTGGCCGTCGCCAGCCCCAAGCTGCGGGTCTTCATCTTCCCCGTCTCCGAGGCGGCCGCGGCCGGGGACGAGGGCGCCGAGGGCGGCGCCAGCTTCGACGCCGGCCTCAGGTACCTCGAGGCCGTCAACGGCATTGTGCGCAAGGATAGCAACGCCAGCCTCTCGTCCACCCAGTGCTCCGacggcgggcctcctcctcctacCCCGGCTGTGCCTTCTtctggaggaggagggggagggggaggaggcggcggcggctccccgACTGCTGTCTCCCCCACCTCCACCTGCTCCTACGACGCCGCCAGATCGGCTTTTGCTGCTCCGCCGCCACCCCAGCAGCTGCTTGTTGATGTCTTCACCAATGCTGCTCCTGCCCCTGTCCCGGTGAAGCCGCAGGAGAGTGCTGCGCCCCCTCAGCCATCCCCCCATCCACATCCACACCCGCATCCGCATCCACATCCGGAGGCAGCAAGGTACCGTCAGCCACTCTCACAGCTACCACCACTGCCACCAGTGTTCATGAACGATCATAGGGAGGTTATGCAGGGTCTGAATCAGCAGCCACCAGAAAATGCGACCTGGTTTCAGGACTGCAATATGTGTATCAAGGCTCTGCCTCATGCTCACTCCGATCCAGTCGTGAATGACTATGCCAGCGATGTGCGTGGAGGGGCGCCGCCTGAGCAAATTCCAGTGTTCATGAGCCTGCGGCCTGAAGAtgtggcaaggatcatgatgggaGAGCGGCAAATACCTTCACAAATGGGGGCTTATGGGTACACACATATGCATCCAGTGCAGCCTGACAGGGAAAGGATGTATGCACCAAAGATGGAAGGCGTTGCAAACCCAATGCCCGTCGATCCAGCGAGCTTTCATCAGCATGTCTATGtgcagcagcagcaccaccagcagcagcaatTGCCACCACAGCAGGTGCCGTCGTCGACTTATGGATTTAACCATATCCCCATGATGCCTACTGAGATGGTCTCTCCAAATTCCGTTCATTCTGACACTGCAAGCTCTCATCAACAAGCTATACTGCATCAAATGCCTTCACCCCATGGAATGGCTCAGTACCAAGTGAGGCAAACTAATCCCAATAATCCGCTTGAAGGCGAAGGTAGTTTAAGTGGCAATTCTAGGCATCGGGGGGATGGACAAGTGCTCCGTGATAATGTGCCTTCAGTGGCACCTGCTGCTGTGCCAACCTATATGGCCAATGTGGACAGGATGATGGATTCACTACGGGTGAACCCCAACGAGCCCCGCTATCCCGAACAAAGGATGTATGCCGAGAATGGTTTACCCCAGAATGCAACATCGCAATACTCTCAGAGCAACACCAACACCTTTTTTGATGTCAGTGAGCCAAAGATAGCCCCTCCAACTGAATCAATGCCACCGCCTTCTGTGGCCAGTCCTTATATGCATACTGTCCAGCATGCCAACGTTAACCATATGCCGCCGCAAATGGTGAGCATTGGGGGACCATACCCCAGTTATGTTGCCGCTACGATTGGGCATGTGGGTGTGCCCCCATCGGCTTATGGTGTTGATCCTGCGTATACAAAAGCCACTATTAACCCAATGGGCGAGCAGAAGGATGTTCTGcctgaagtttatcacaaggaagCTCCACATGAATCCGTTCCTCCTTCGAACGCTAATGCTCAGGTACCATTACCGACACCAGCATTGGCAAATCACGCTCCAGTCGAGCAGCTCCAGGAGTCTGGTTTACCGGGTCAACAGTTCAGCAATGTACATGCGCTGCCACCAAGACCTAAGAGGGTAGCAAGCAGGGAGAACATCAGTTCTAAGGATCCCCATTCCCAAAACTCTCTGTTGAATTGCAAAGGGCCAGATTTGAATATCCCGGCTGAGGAGCAACCATATCACAAAGACACACATGCAGAACAACCTCAGTTTGTCAAAG GTGATGGTATCACTAACCCAGACTTGCTGGGCATGGAGGATGGTCTAGCCGCATTTGAGCCTCCACCTCCTGTGCTGAATGAAGGGCATGGGAATGTCACTAATAAAGTAGACGGGCAAGCTCACACCAACGAG GTTAGCAAGGGCAAACCACTAGATTGGATTTCAGGACAACCAGTCGCAGATGAGCATGAACGCCTCCAG ATTATAAAGAATGATGACCTCGAAGAGCTCCAAGAACTCGGTTCTGGAACTTTTGGAACTGTATATCATGGTAAATGGAGGGGCTCtgatgttgcaataaaaagaatcAATGACAGATGTTTTGCTGGGAAGCCATCTGAGCAAGAAAAAATG CGGAATGACTTCTGGAATGAAGCATCTAACCTTGCTGATCTGCACCACCCCAATGTTGTGGCCTTTTACGGCGTTGTTCTAGATGGGCCTGGGGGATCCATTGCAACGGTTACAGAATATATGGTTAATGGCTCACTTAGGACGGCTTTGCTGAAGAATTCCAA GAGCCTGGATCGACGCAAACGGCTAATTATTGCCATGGACACAGCTTTTGGAATGGAGTATCTGCATAACAAAAACATTGTGCACTTTGACCTCAAAAGTGACAATTTACTTGTTAATTTAAGGGATCCTCAGCGTCCAATATGCAAG GTTGGTGACCTTGGGCTTTCAAAAGTCAAGTGTCAGACCCTCATCTCTGGTGGTGTGAGGGGAACGCTTCCATGGATGGCCCCAGAGCTTCTGAATGGAAGCAGCAGCCTGGTCTCTGAAAAG GTTGATGTCTTCTCCTTTGGGATTGTCCTGTGGGAACTCCTCACAGGAGAGGAACCATATGCAGATTTGCATTATGGTGTTATCATTG GTGGCATTGTGAGCAACACTCTGCGGCCGCAGGTGCCTGACTCATGCGACCCAGAGTGGAGGTCGCTGATGGAGCAATGCTGGGCGACAGAACCGTCGGAACGGCCAAGCTTCACCCAGATCGCCGTCAGGCTGCGCGCCATGGCCGCGTCCCAGAAGGTGCAATCCTAG
- the LOC123149500 gene encoding homeobox protein knotted-1-like 11 isoform X2, which produces MAVVHPRPRGPLCRCTAPPRPPACSACPPATAAYTYTYTYTYTYTHPSVRPPPLDPVVPLASSRSRAADTRRELARARLSCARGEGTAMAYQYHHQDHAAAALGMDAAAAAAAAAGNPGGGGFAPGLGAGGWEREKAAIEAHPLYERLLEAHVACLRVATPVDQLPRIDAQIAARAPPPMPPAAAPAGGEELDLFMTHYVLLLCSFKEQLQQHVRVHAMEAVMACWELEQTLQSLTGASPGEGTGATMSDDEDNPVDSESNMFDGNDVSDGMGFGMLTEGERSLVERVRQELKHELKQGYREKLVDIREEILRKRRAGKLPGDTASTLKAWWQAHAKWPYPTEEDKARLVQETGLQLKQINNWFINQRKRNWHSNPTSSSSDKSKRKR; this is translated from the exons ATGGCTGTGGTTCATCCCCGACCCCGCGGTCCCCTCTGCCGCTGCACCGCTCCGCCCCGCCCGCCCGCCTGCTCTGCCTGCCCGCCTGCTACTGCTGCCTACACCTACACCTACACCTACACCTACACCTACACCCATCCGTCCGTCCGTCCTCCTCCACTTGACCCGGTGGTACCACTCGCCTCGTCTCGGAGCAGGGCAGCGGATACCAGGCGGGAGCTAGCCCGCGCACGCCTCTCCTGCGCGCGCGGCGAGGGTACGGCCATGGCGTACCAGTACCACCACCAGGACCACGCCGCGGCCGCGCTGGGGATggacgccgcggcggcggcggcggcggccgcggggaaccccggcggcggcggcttcgcgcCAGGTTTGGGCGCGGGCGGGTGGGAGAGGGAGAAGGCGGCCATCGAGGCGCACCCGCTGTACGAGCGGCTGCTGGAGGCGCACGTCGCCTGCCTGCGCGTCGCCACCCCCGTCGACCAGCTGCCCCGCATCGACGCGCAGATCGCCGCGCGCGCCCCGCCGCCCATgccccccgccgccgcgcccgcgggCGGCGAGGAGCTCGACCTCTTCATG ACACACTATGTGCTGCTCCTCTGTTCCTTCAAGGAGCAGCTCCAGCAGCATGTGCGCGTCCACGCCATGGAGGCGGTGATGGCCTGCTGGGAGCTCGAGCAGACTTTGCAGAGTCTTACAG GGGCATCTCCTGGCGAAGGCACCGGGGCGACTATGTCTGATGATGAAGACAACCCGGTCGACAGCGAGAGCAACATGTTTGACGGAAACGATGTGTCAGATGGCATGGGCTTCGGAATGCTAACCGAGGGTGAGAGATCCTTGGTCGAGCGCGTGAGGCAAGAGCTGAAGCATGAGCTTAAACAG GGGTACAGAGAAAAGCTTGTGGACATCAGGGAGGAGATACTGCGGAAGCGGAGAGCCGGTAAGCTCCCAGGAGACACGGCGTCCACTCTGAAGGCGTGGTGGCAAGCCCACGCCAAATGGCCGTACCCAACT GAGGAGGACAAGGCGCGGCTGGTGCAGGAGACGGGGCTGCAGCTGAAGCAGATAAACAACTGGTTCATCAACCAGCGCAAGCGGAACTGGCACAGCAACCCTACCTCGTCCTCGTCGGACAAGAGCAAGAGAAAAAG GTGA